From Staphylococcus sp. IVB6214:
GTCCGCTTTTTGCGATAACATCGGTCTCTCATGAATCTCTAAACCGATACCGTGTCCGAGTGAGTGGCCAAAGTTTTCACCGTATCCAGCATCTGTAATAATATCACGAGCAATTTTATCAATTTCTATGCCAGTCATGCCTGCTTTAATTTGAGATACAGCCGTTTTTTGTGCTTTTAATACGATGTTATAAATTTTAATCATTTCATCTGAAGGTTGTCCGATTGCAAATGTTCGTGTAATGTCTGATACGTACCCATTGTAATAAGCACCAAAGTCTAATGTAACCATATCGCCTGATTCAATGACTTTATCTGATGCTACACCATGTGGTAATGCACCACGGTAACCAGAAGCAACGATTGTATCGAATGACGTGTCATCAGCACCCAAATGCAGCATTTTACTCTCTAAAAGTGCTTTAAGTTCTTTTTCTGTCATACCTGCTTTTGCAACTGTTAAGATATATTCATAAGCTTTGTCGACAATTTCTGCTGCTTTTTTAATATTAGCAATCTCAGCTTCATCTTTGACCATTCGGATATGTTCAATCGCTTCTCCTATTGTCATCAGCTGATGAGCGCCTTCATTCAGTTTTACATATGTGTCGTATGAAACGATATGTCCTTCAAACCCAATATTTTGATAATTATTTTCTTTAATATGTTTTTGCAATGTTGAAATAAGATCCCCTTGTTGTTCAACAATGGCATATTCAGTGGCTTGTTTAGTTGCTTGCTCCGTATAGCGAAAATCTGTAAACAAAAATTGTTCGGAACGCGTAATGATCAGTGCACCACTTGTTCCAGTGAAACCTGATAGATAGCGTCGATTATAGTCTGTCAATACAAGTAATGCATCTAAATCTTGATGTTTTAATATGCGTTTTGCCCTTTCAATACGATGTTTCAAACAAATCCCCTCCTAGAATATTTGTACTTATTTATATGATACCTTAAAATAGAGTGATGTATAGCGTAAAACACCAAAACAGGAGTAAAAAATGAAGAAAATTATTTTTTTAAGTTTTAGCACATTTGTTTTATTAAGTGGTTGTGGGAATCAAAATCTACTGCCTTTAGAAGAACAAAGTACAGAACTACGAGATGCAAATCATGAACTAAAATTAGAAAATCAATCAATAAAAAATGATATCTCAGCTAAAGAAAAACAACTAACAGCTTTAGAAAAGGATACAAAAGATACGAAAAAAGCAAAACAAAATCATCAAACTGCAAAGTATTATGAAGTATCATCAAAATATTATGGTGATGTTACTGATATTATTTATGCCTATCAAAATCTTGATAAAGATGTGTTAGAGAACAAAAAGAAAGAAAAGGTCATTGAACAATTAGAAGCGGTCATTGATGATCATGAACTTGCTGTGGATCGTTATGAAGTAGATGCTGGCGAGCTCGACGTTGTGAAAAAGGATGATGAAGTGAAAGCACAACATAAAAATGTCCTTGCGATACAGAAAGATGTAACGGATGCATTTAGACAAATTCGTAAAGGTTACGTTAAAAAAGACGAAAAAATAATTCAACAGGGTCGTCAAGCACTTACGAGTATAAAAGTAGATACATCAGACGATAAGCAGTAATAAGGGAGGCGATGTAGATGCAAATATTACAAAAAATACTATTTGGCTTAATCGTAATTGTGGCGTTCATTGGATTAATTACAAATCTAGATGACTTCTTACTTAGTATTACAAATACCCTTATCACATTACTAGTTATCATAGTTGTGATATATCTTTTGTATTATTTCTTTTTCCTTACAAAAGATCAGCGAGAAATCAAAAAAATCATTTGGAAAAACAAATGGAAGCGCCGTAGACGTAAATAAATTAAGGGCAACTTGTCATAATTCGTGACAGTTGCCCTTTGACTATTTGCGAAATAAAAATTCAGCAGAACGATATTTTTCTTCAAGTGACTTTACTTCCTCTAATTGTGAAGGTGTTAGTGTCAATGGCTTAAATGTAATGCCTAATCCTTTTTGGAATCCTTCTTTAAAAGCTATTTCCATTTCGTCTAAAGTGATATGTGTTTCAGACAAGTCGTTGATTGCAATCGCCTTTTCAACAAATGCCTCTTTCATTTTATTTTTTAAACGGTCATTTTTGAAAATGAACATATCAAACAAGTCGTCAATATCGACATCTTGTAAAATGGAACCATGTTGTAAGATAACCCCTTTTTGTCTTGTTTGAGCACTACCAGCAATTTTTTTACCTTCAACAACGAGTTCATACCAACTAGGTGCATCGAAACAAACCGAACTTCTAGGCTGTTTAAGTTTTTCTCGCTCTTCTTTGGAACGTGGAATTGAAAAGTATGCATCAAAACCGAGTAACTTAAACCCTTCTAATAATCCAGTTGAAATCACACGATATGCTTCAGTGACTGTTTTAGGCATG
This genomic window contains:
- a CDS encoding aminopeptidase P family protein — translated: MKHRIERAKRILKHQDLDALLVLTDYNRRYLSGFTGTSGALIITRSEQFLFTDFRYTEQATKQATEYAIVEQQGDLISTLQKHIKENNYQNIGFEGHIVSYDTYVKLNEGAHQLMTIGEAIEHIRMVKDEAEIANIKKAAEIVDKAYEYILTVAKAGMTEKELKALLESKMLHLGADDTSFDTIVASGYRGALPHGVASDKVIESGDMVTLDFGAYYNGYVSDITRTFAIGQPSDEMIKIYNIVLKAQKTAVSQIKAGMTGIEIDKIARDIITDAGYGENFGHSLGHGIGLEIHERPMLSQKADNILEPNHCVTIEPGIYVNGLGGVRIEDDILIQENGGQCFTNSTKDLIILKEE
- a CDS encoding biotin/lipoate A/B protein ligase family protein, whose amino-acid sequence is MTETWHFINTGSHDPYYNMALDEALLNFVSRGEIDPVVRFYTWSPPTLSIGYFQRLEKEIDINKVQEKGYGLVRRQTGGRGVLHDKELTYSVIVPESHPDMPKTVTEAYRVISTGLLEGFKLLGFDAYFSIPRSKEEREKLKQPRSSVCFDAPSWYELVVEGKKIAGSAQTRQKGVILQHGSILQDVDIDDLFDMFIFKNDRLKNKMKEAFVEKAIAINDLSETHITLDEMEIAFKEGFQKGLGITFKPLTLTPSQLEEVKSLEEKYRSAEFLFRK
- a CDS encoding SA1362 family protein; the protein is MQILQKILFGLIVIVAFIGLITNLDDFLLSITNTLITLLVIIVVIYLLYYFFFLTKDQREIKKIIWKNKWKRRRRK